TGCCATAGCCATACCTACCGCATTCGCAATTCCTTGTCCCAAAGGACCTGTAGTTGTTTCCACACCAGGAGTAATATGATTTTCCGGGTGTCCAGGAGTTTTACTTCCCCACTGACGGAAATCTTTTAAATCATCAATAGTTAAATCATATCCATACAGGTGTAGCAAACTATAAATCAACATACTTCCGTGTCCATTAGAAAGTACAAATCTGTCGCGATTAAACCACTTTGGATTTGACGGATTATGATTTAAGTGATTGGTCCATAATACTGCTGCAATATCAGCCATTCCCATAGGCATTCCCGGATGTCCTGAATTTGCTCTCTGAACCCCGTCCATAGACAATCCACGAATAATTTTAGCTGTTTCAGCAATCATATTTTTTGTTGATGACATGTGAAGATTTTAATGTTATAAATATGGGGGGCAAATTTAATAGTTTAACCGTGATTTACGGATGTAATGTTTTCACAATTTCATACGATTTACAAACATATTGGGCCTGAATTACGTAAATACCAATTGGAAATCATTTTTTAATCTTTTAGTAATTATTTAATGTTCACAAAACGTAGTATAACTTCACAAAAATTAGATTTATGCTGAAATACTTTTTTGACTATATTTGGGACATTAACTATATGTTCTAAATAAATCAGTTTTAATATGAAAAAACAATTACTCTTTGCACTTGCTACTGCTGTAACGGTGGGTAGTTATGCACAGACCAGTACTCCGGACATGAATGGAGTAAACATTGCAATGCCGTATACCAAGAAAATGATCGTTGGTAACGAGCAAGGGCCTGTAAACAGAGCTTCTGGAGGTGGTAATTCTATTGCGACTTCTAGTAACGGTACTACAATCGGTACAACCACTTACGATCTTCAAACAAATGGTTCTGTACAAAACAGATTAGTAAAACATGCTGACGGAACTATTTCTGCTGTTTGGACTTATTCTAATGCTTATAGTCTTGCTGCTCCAGATCGTGGAACAGGATATAACTATTATAACGGTACTGCATGGGGAGCTGCTCCAACTGCACGTATCGAATCTGAACGTGGTGGATGGCCATCTATGTTAGGTGTAAACGGTGGTGAGGTAAATTCACTTCATAACACTGCTTCTGGTCCAATTACTATGAACAAAAGAGCCACTAAAGGTACTGGTTCATGGACTGAAACAGATATCGTTATTCCAAACAACAGTACGGATTTGATCTGGAACAGATCAGCTGTTGGTGGACCAAACGGACAAACTATTCACATGGTAGCGGTTACTGCTCCTGTAGCTAACCAGGGTACTTTATACCAGGGGCTGGATGGTGCTCTAGTATACTTCAGATCTTTAGATGGTGGGGTAACATGGGATCAACAAGGTGTGGTTTTACCAGGTATGACTTCAAATGAATTTGTTGGTTTTAGTGGTGATTCTTATTCAATCATGGCTAAAGGAAATACAGTTGTAATCGCTGTATTCGAAGACTGGGCAGATTCTTTCATCATGAAATCTACTGATAACGGTAACACCTGGACAAAAACTTTATTTATCGATTTCCCTCTTGATATGTATGTTGCAAATCAAGCTGGTGGTTCTGACGTTGACGGTGATGGTAATGCGGATACATTAACCACTACTGATAACGCTGGTGCGTTGGTAATTGATAACAACGGTATGGCTCACGTATTTTATGGTAACATGAGAGTATTAGATGCGGATTTAACTGATGCAGGTACTACTTTCTTCCCATATACTAACGGGTTAAAATACTGGAATGAAAACATGCCAGCGGATAGCGCACAATTCATTGCCTGGGCAGAAGATTTAGATAACGATGGTCAGGTAGCGAATACTAACGAGACTAATATTGCACAATATTTTACTTCATTGGCTTCTTTCCCAAATGCATCTATGGATGCTAACGGTGCGATCTACGTAACTTACTCTGCTTATATGGAGACTTTAAGTAACGGAGACCAAAGTTACAGACACATCTATTTAGTAAAGAGTGATGATGGTGGTTGTACATGGAACCAATTCGAAGACATGACTCCAAACGATAACTTCGCAGAGTGCGTATTCCCTTCTATTGCGGATATTACTGATGATAGTGTAAGATTCATTTATCAAGAAGATATCGAGCCAGGTTTAGCCGTTCGTGGTGACGAAGACGCTTATGGTGATAATAACATCGTTTATATCGCTGTTCATAAAAACTCTTTGAGTTCAACTACTTTAAACTGTGTAACATGGGTTGAAGGTGATACTGCTTTCTGTCCTGGTGCTAATGCAGTATTTGAAGCAAGCTGCGGTACTTCTTATGCATGGTCTACTGGTGCAACTACTGCAACTGAGACGATTACGTCATTTGGTACTTTTACTGTTGATATTACTACTTCTTGTGGTACAACAAATACACATACAATTACAACTGCACAACCA
This genomic interval from bacterium SCSIO 12643 contains the following:
- a CDS encoding T9SS type A sorting domain-containing protein; this encodes MKKQLLFALATAVTVGSYAQTSTPDMNGVNIAMPYTKKMIVGNEQGPVNRASGGGNSIATSSNGTTIGTTTYDLQTNGSVQNRLVKHADGTISAVWTYSNAYSLAAPDRGTGYNYYNGTAWGAAPTARIESERGGWPSMLGVNGGEVNSLHNTASGPITMNKRATKGTGSWTETDIVIPNNSTDLIWNRSAVGGPNGQTIHMVAVTAPVANQGTLYQGLDGALVYFRSLDGGVTWDQQGVVLPGMTSNEFVGFSGDSYSIMAKGNTVVIAVFEDWADSFIMKSTDNGNTWTKTLFIDFPLDMYVANQAGGSDVDGDGNADTLTTTDNAGALVIDNNGMAHVFYGNMRVLDADLTDAGTTFFPYTNGLKYWNENMPADSAQFIAWAEDLDNDGQVANTNETNIAQYFTSLASFPNASMDANGAIYVTYSAYMETLSNGDQSYRHIYLVKSDDGGCTWNQFEDMTPNDNFAECVFPSIADITDDSVRFIYQEDIEPGLAVRGDEDAYGDNNIVYIAVHKNSLSSTTLNCVTWVEGDTAFCPGANAVFEASCGTSYAWSTGATTATETITSFGTFTVDITTSCGTTNTHTITTAQPTNPPTIVKNGDEFICGGGTATLGVDPVTGGSYLWSTGATSITTTINAAGTYTVTVTNCGGTSTETFTITTEPTPANTVNAIGQTTFCEGSGSLVLSALEGSSWLWSNGATTQSITLNSASESGSYTCDISNSCGDMVTSSAVTVTIHPQPATPVVTYSGSGVYTSDATSGNQWYLDGNIVPGATDQTFNATDYQGSTVSVIVTNSDGCTSEASAGAVVGLTEIKNTLNNVNVYPNPNNGLFDVNFNAAVAGTYEIKVSNVVGQTLVRKTVSVSGNMKVNMDVTNFNTGLYFVTIASEGEENVYKLIVE